A single Lactuca sativa cultivar Salinas chromosome 8, Lsat_Salinas_v11, whole genome shotgun sequence DNA region contains:
- the LOC111896134 gene encoding transcription factor MYB124 isoform X1, whose translation MLNMKTKVCDSDHNNNNNGGGEALKQKERHIVSWSQEEDEILREQISIHGTDNWTIIASKFKDKTTRQCRRRWFTYLNSDFKKGGWSPEEDMLLCEAQRIFGNRWTEIAKVVSGRTDNAVKNRFSTLCKKRAKHEALAKENNVSYINANNKRIMFHDVQKFETSMPPLKIRRKEVGGMMEDCNIEEGYNGNCTTTGHHQLRPPFAVLAHNIDLSTTQLHGINKEVSKDAGSCNMGEGTFLKKDDPKIIALMQQAELLSSLALKVHTEKTDQSFENAWKVVQNFLKNSKESENLGFNIADMDFRLENFKDLVDDMRSCNNGSSHDYWRQPDLYQASPDSSEYSTGSSNIVGDVNMITSDEGINQDILQSCDEFNNDVALPNSEFNSPLQVTPLFRSMAAGIPSPQFSESERHFLLKTLGMEMTPPNSSTRTSQHPPCKRALLHCL comes from the exons ATGCTGAATATGAAGACGAAAGTTTGCGATTCTGatcataacaacaacaacaatggtggtggtgaagctctGAAGCAGAAAGAGAGGCATATAGTTTCTTGGTCACAAGAG GAGGATGAAATATTAAGAGAGCAAATCAGTATCCATGGAACTGACAA TTGGACAATTATTGCATCAAAGTTCAAGGATAAAACAACCAGACAATGCAGAAGAAG ATGGTTCACTTATCTGAATTCTGATTTCAAGAAAGGAGGATGGTCACCAGAGGAAGACATGCTCTTATGCGAG GCTCAGAGGATATTTGGCAACAGATGGACTGAAATAGCAAAAGTGGTTTCAGGAAG GACTGATAATGCTGTGAAGAATCGGTTCTCCACTTTGTGTAAGAAGAGAGCAAAACATGAAGCATTAGCAAAAGAAAACAATGTTTCTTACATCAATGCAAACAATAAAAGAATCATGTTTCATGATGTACAAAAGTTTGAAACTTCAATGCCTCCTTTGAAGATTCG GAGGAAAGAAGTTGGAGGTATGATGGAAGATTGTAATATTGAAGAAGGGTATAATGGTAATTGTACAACTACGGGTCATCATCAACTAAGACCTCCATTTGCAGTTCTTGCTCACAACATTGATCTCTCAACAACTCAACTTCATGGCATCAATAAGGAGGTCTCAAAAGATG CAGGTAGTTGTAACATGGGTGAAGGAACATTTCTCAAGAAAGATGATCCAAAGATTATTGCTTTAATGCAACAAGCAGAGCTTCTTAGCTCTCTTGCACTTAAAGTTCATACAGAGAAAACAGATCAAAGTTTTGAAAATGCTTGGAAG GTTGTTCAGAATTTTCTTAAGAACAGTAAAGAAAGTGAGAATCTTGGATTCAACATTGCTGACATGGATTTTCGACTTGAGAATTTTAAAGATTTGGTTGATGACATGAGAAGTTGTAACAATGGGAGTAGTCATGATTACTGGAg GCAGCCTGATTTATATCAGGCATCACCAGACAGCTCTGAGTATAGCACAGGGTCAAGTAATATTGTTGGTGATGTAAATATGATAACATCTGATGAGGGAATCAATCAAG ATATTTTACAATCTTGTGATGAATTCAACAATGATGTTGCATTGCCAAATTCAGAATTCAATTCTCCACTTCAAGTAACTCCATTGTTTAGATCAATGGCTGCAGGGATTCCAAGCCCACAATTTTCAGAAAGT GAAAGACATTTTCTACTAAAAACACTTGGAATGGAAATGACACCTCCTaattcaagcacaagaacttcacAACATCCACCCTGCAAAAGGGCCCTTCTTCATtgtctttaa
- the LOC111896134 gene encoding transcription factor MYB124 isoform X2, with protein MLNMKTKVCDSDHNNNNNGGGEALKQKERHIVSWSQEEDEILREQISIHGTDNWTIIASKFKDKTTRQCRRRWFTYLNSDFKKGGWSPEEDMLLCEAQRIFGNRWTEIAKVVSGRTDNAVKNRFSTLCKKRAKHEALAKENNVSYINANNKRIMFHDVQKFETSMPPLKIRRKEVGGMMEDCNIEEGYNGNCTTTGHHQLRPPFAVLAHNIDLSTTQLHGINKEVSKDGSCNMGEGTFLKKDDPKIIALMQQAELLSSLALKVHTEKTDQSFENAWKVVQNFLKNSKESENLGFNIADMDFRLENFKDLVDDMRSCNNGSSHDYWRQPDLYQASPDSSEYSTGSSNIVGDVNMITSDEGINQDILQSCDEFNNDVALPNSEFNSPLQVTPLFRSMAAGIPSPQFSESERHFLLKTLGMEMTPPNSSTRTSQHPPCKRALLHCL; from the exons ATGCTGAATATGAAGACGAAAGTTTGCGATTCTGatcataacaacaacaacaatggtggtggtgaagctctGAAGCAGAAAGAGAGGCATATAGTTTCTTGGTCACAAGAG GAGGATGAAATATTAAGAGAGCAAATCAGTATCCATGGAACTGACAA TTGGACAATTATTGCATCAAAGTTCAAGGATAAAACAACCAGACAATGCAGAAGAAG ATGGTTCACTTATCTGAATTCTGATTTCAAGAAAGGAGGATGGTCACCAGAGGAAGACATGCTCTTATGCGAG GCTCAGAGGATATTTGGCAACAGATGGACTGAAATAGCAAAAGTGGTTTCAGGAAG GACTGATAATGCTGTGAAGAATCGGTTCTCCACTTTGTGTAAGAAGAGAGCAAAACATGAAGCATTAGCAAAAGAAAACAATGTTTCTTACATCAATGCAAACAATAAAAGAATCATGTTTCATGATGTACAAAAGTTTGAAACTTCAATGCCTCCTTTGAAGATTCG GAGGAAAGAAGTTGGAGGTATGATGGAAGATTGTAATATTGAAGAAGGGTATAATGGTAATTGTACAACTACGGGTCATCATCAACTAAGACCTCCATTTGCAGTTCTTGCTCACAACATTGATCTCTCAACAACTCAACTTCATGGCATCAATAAGGAGGTCTCAAAAGATG GTAGTTGTAACATGGGTGAAGGAACATTTCTCAAGAAAGATGATCCAAAGATTATTGCTTTAATGCAACAAGCAGAGCTTCTTAGCTCTCTTGCACTTAAAGTTCATACAGAGAAAACAGATCAAAGTTTTGAAAATGCTTGGAAG GTTGTTCAGAATTTTCTTAAGAACAGTAAAGAAAGTGAGAATCTTGGATTCAACATTGCTGACATGGATTTTCGACTTGAGAATTTTAAAGATTTGGTTGATGACATGAGAAGTTGTAACAATGGGAGTAGTCATGATTACTGGAg GCAGCCTGATTTATATCAGGCATCACCAGACAGCTCTGAGTATAGCACAGGGTCAAGTAATATTGTTGGTGATGTAAATATGATAACATCTGATGAGGGAATCAATCAAG ATATTTTACAATCTTGTGATGAATTCAACAATGATGTTGCATTGCCAAATTCAGAATTCAATTCTCCACTTCAAGTAACTCCATTGTTTAGATCAATGGCTGCAGGGATTCCAAGCCCACAATTTTCAGAAAGT GAAAGACATTTTCTACTAAAAACACTTGGAATGGAAATGACACCTCCTaattcaagcacaagaacttcacAACATCCACCCTGCAAAAGGGCCCTTCTTCATtgtctttaa